A window from Luteibacter flocculans encodes these proteins:
- a CDS encoding DUF4019 domain-containing protein yields MSSVYPQPHTIPAAGVPRTHAFASLLSIRNAPRLGPQPNSLDNAVACATHWVRLSDDRRPDAMWLEAGALMQKRVPRQEWTRYLRRIRLDRGALISREWCEVARVRDPVGLPPGDYLNVIFVAHYARAALFETVSLAPGGNGWLPVGYIIRPMHQPLQGHGRLGSSAAADGHDAGKS; encoded by the coding sequence GTGTCTTCGGTTTACCCACAGCCTCATACCATTCCCGCTGCTGGCGTCCCACGCACGCATGCGTTTGCCTCGCTGTTGAGCATCCGCAACGCACCGCGTCTCGGTCCTCAGCCCAACTCGCTCGACAACGCCGTGGCGTGCGCCACCCATTGGGTGCGTCTCTCCGACGACCGCCGCCCCGATGCCATGTGGCTGGAGGCTGGCGCGTTGATGCAGAAACGGGTGCCCCGGCAGGAGTGGACGCGCTACCTGCGCCGCATTCGGCTGGACCGCGGTGCACTGATCAGCCGTGAATGGTGCGAAGTGGCGCGCGTACGCGATCCTGTCGGACTCCCGCCGGGCGATTACCTCAACGTGATCTTCGTTGCGCACTATGCGCGTGCCGCGTTGTTCGAAACGGTGTCGCTCGCGCCTGGCGGCAACGGATGGCTGCCCGTGGGTTACATCATCCGGCCGATGCACCAGCCGCTGCAAGGGCATGGTCGCCTCGGGTCATCTGCGGCGGCGGATGGACACGACGCAGGGAAGTCCTGA